Genomic window (Vigna unguiculata cultivar IT97K-499-35 chromosome 10, ASM411807v1, whole genome shotgun sequence):
CCATATTTTTTACTCTCGTtttcctattattttctttttttgtcatccaaACATCCCAAATAATTCTATGAAATGGGTGGTTAATAGTGGGGATTGGCGTTGGCttaaaggaaaagaagaagacCCAAAAAGATAAGTGAGAATtccaataagaaaaaaaatatgttccAATACTATCATAGTAGATACCACACCAACCCAATATCTCACATTTCTAAACTTCTTCCTAAATTCATAAAGCATAATCATAACAAAATTGCACTGATATATGTTCAATATATGGGTCTTTAGAGAGGTAAACTCTTGGTAAAAACTTACACttgaattttcaatatatattttctcacattCTTACCATATTATGCCAAGACATAAATCTATTTCTATAAATTTCGAAAAAACAAGTTATGCAACATTTTGCATATGTAAGGACATGTGAGCACAATAAGATTAAGAATACAAGTTACAATTAATGTTCCTTTCTCCTTAAGAGATTCTAACTCAACAAAACCTTTGAACCAAATGGAAATAAACGAAAATCCACTCATGAATTCGGAGAAAACAGGGCAACTCCTATTTGAAGTTGCAACTAGGATTGAATGAAGCCTTGGACGCAACAAATACAGTATCATTCTTTTGGCACATCATGGCTCCTAGGATAACAAGTAACCTTGGACATGTTTGTTTTTGTGTGTCTAGGAACGAGAAAAAGAAGATTTGGTACATAGGTTATAGGCATATTTACCAAATTGTTTatcaagagagaaaaataattgttgctTATTTAGTTAAACAAATCCTAAACAATAATCATTCACctttttgaattttgagaatTCATGAATGAACCTAGTGACCGTATCTAAACTTCACCTATAAATACTTGGCATGGTTGCTGCACTCTTCACATGTACCTCAAACAAATACAAAAGTATATTTTCTTAGTATGGAGCTCTTGTGGAAAGCTCACATGAGGGTACAACTTAGACCCTTTTTCCTCCTCTGTCATTCTAAGTTgcatttttgtttcatataGCAATTCTTTCCTGCATATACTTTTAGAGCTTATGCATGGAAACCGTTTGACAAATGTATCGAGTTACGTGTATACATATATCTTCATTTTCTGCACTTTTTTTCTCTGAGGGGTGTTTTGTTTTACAGGTAATTAGATTGGTTTGTGGTCTTCTTTTGGTGACACTGCTAAACTCAGAGGTAGCAGAGAGCAGAAAATCAAAAACTGTTGGCACTTCTTTTGAATACAAAGCTATAAATTGCAGGGCATACAGTGCTTCATTGACGGATTTTGGTGGTGTTGGAGATGGAAAAACATCAAACACAAAGGCTTTTAAGTCTGCAATCAGTCATCTGAGTGAGCATGCTTCAAAAGGGGGGTCTCAGCTTTATGTTCCTGCTGGAAAATGGCTCACTGGGAGTTTTAGTCTTACCAGTCATTTCACTCTCTATCTTCACAAAGATGCTGTTCTTCTTGCATCTCAGGTATCTCTCTCATTTTTGTTCATTCTTTGATGAAAaagttatcacaaatatgaGATTCATGACCTGGTCAACATTCAGTTTCTTGATTTGCAGCTACTATAGTCCTGTTTCTCTTGCTGAGATCAGTTACATAGATTATTTGATACCATTAGTTTCAGTTAATGATCAAATCTCTTAGTCTCCTTCTAAACCTTTTACACAAAGatcttttaatatactttttgtaTGTGTTTCTAATAACCTTCTGTTCACATGTCCAGATAATGTTAACTGATTTTCTGACCAAACCACAAATATCAGTTTCTTTGTATGTTCTCAAGGTGTTATACTGTTCCTGTATAGTTGAAAAAACTATTCTACTGATTCTGGTATTTGAACTACTGTTTTTTCACCCACTTAGCTTCTTTTTCCCTTTCTTGCACCTTTCCTTGTGGCAGCATTTTGGGAGAACTATTTTCCAAATCTGACAAAAAAAACCAATAATAAGTCAAGGAAGTGGTGCtattaagctttctttttggTGCATGGGAAAATATATTATGTCAGTGGACTTCACTGATGGAAAATTAGTAATATGTTCTTAGTTTGATTTCAAAACTAAATGAAAAACAGAACTAGTTTGTTATTTATCGCTGTCATAGTGTCATAGACTCGTGACTTACGGATGAAATTGGAGATATACCTTTTTAAAGGGATTCACTTGAGTTACAAATAAGGTAAAATGTTGGATAAATGAAATTCAAACGTGTCACAAGGTTCTTCACTTTCTACTGTTACTAGAAAACTAGGCCATCAAAGCAATGTTGTCAAAGTAACTCGTGAAAGCAATTTACAAACTCCCAAACCTTTGATCAACAAAAACTGTTCACAAACTCACTAGAAAAATTTGGTTCCATATGAAAGGAACCTTCAATccccaaaaccaaaatcaagtCAATTTTTCATCCCTTCACTTTTGGTTATTCCTGACATAGTCTGGTCCAAAACACTTTTTGTCTCTTTTCATAGGGAGCAGTTCCTAGAGTGGCACATTTTGTAGCACTTCCATGTGCAACACCACTAACCAAAGTTTTTCTTTGTATTAATATTagtcattaattaatataaactgGTGTAGGATATTAGTGAGTGGCCTGTGATTGAACCACTCCCATCGTACGGTAGAGGAAGAGATGCAGCAGCAGGAAGGTACACCAGCCTCATATTTGGAACAAACCTCACCGATGTTATTGTCACAGGTATGCAAAAAGTTGCATGCATGAAACAATTATCAAACCAGTAGTTAAGGGTTGGTGAACCTTTTCAGCAAACATGTGCTACGCATCTAAAGTTTGAATTCCAAGTAGCCAAAATTTCCTTTCTCTGATTCAATGTATTCCCATTAggctttcttttctttctttttttccttaaacATTTTGGATTagttaattgtttaatttaatatgtgCACTCAATGTATCTCTCAAGAGCTACTTTGCGTCAAATTAGACATACAGTTACTTTCAGAACAGGCTGGTTAATCTTTTGTGACTAATGATCATATTGCAATTGCATCCCTTTATTGGTCCCATGAGATGATTTCTTAAATtccaacaaaaaataacatcagTTTCAtgtcatttaaaaattttctgtAAGTTTGATGTTACATTAAGGTTGATGTCACTGTTGGGGTGATAGGTGACAATGGCACCATAGATGGTCAAGGAGCATTTTGGTGGCagaaatttcacaagaaacagTTGAAGTACACTCGTCCATATTTGATTGAATTAATGTTCTCAGACAAGATTCAAATTTCTAATTTGACCCTCCTAAATTCTCCATCATGGAATGTTCATCCTGTTTATAGCAGGTAACTTGTTTAAGTTATAAATGCCTTAAGATTACTATCAGATTACTATCAGAAGCATTATTAAATCTCTGAAATGTCGTTCCAATTTCAagattttatgataattttttgaaCACTGTACagcaatattattattaaaggcCTCACCATTATCGCTCCTGTCCCATCTCCAAACACTGATGGCATCAACCCAGGTGAGTATGTGAagattatttgttatatatatgttcCAGTGGGGAGAACATgccaattaaaaaatagtaagagAAACTAATATTAACCATCCAAGTTTACgtaaatgttaatattaatttagttatttatatatgattGTATGGTTATAAGTAGTTTTTCCTTGTATCATATATGGATTTTCACGCTCTCACCTAATATGCAGctgataaatttttttgtatcatctaagtattttaaattttaaaaatatataaataaataaatttgaaaag
Coding sequences:
- the LOC114166043 gene encoding probable polygalacturonase, whose translation is MELLWKAHMRVIRLVCGLLLVTLLNSEVAESRKSKTVGTSFEYKAINCRAYSASLTDFGGVGDGKTSNTKAFKSAISHLSEHASKGGSQLYVPAGKWLTGSFSLTSHFTLYLHKDAVLLASQDISEWPVIEPLPSYGRGRDAAAGRYTSLIFGTNLTDVIVTGDNGTIDGQGAFWWQKFHKKQLKYTRPYLIELMFSDKIQISNLTLLNSPSWNVHPVYSSNIIIKGLTIIAPVPSPNTDGINPDSCTNTRIEDCYIVSGDDCVAVKSGWDQYGIKFGLPTKQLVIRRLTCISPESAAIALGSEMSGGIQDVRAEDITAIHTESGVRIKTAVGRGGYVKDIYVKGMTLHTMKWVFWMTGSYGSHADSHYDPKALPEIKGINYRDVVADNVTMAARLEGISNDPFTGICISNVTINMAAKAKKQPWTCTDIEGTTSGVTPKPCSSLPDQGQQNINPCDFPTDDLPIDSLQLKKCVYLIKHA